The following are encoded together in the Geobacter sulfurreducens PCA genome:
- a CDS encoding DUF1847 domain-containing protein, whose translation MNDTPPPPSCARCSAVWQKSGTTNCWSNPDNRPGRPADCPSSAHGDIVASSFDEYRGESDDARLARVAARVEGLCYRKMTGSDAVVARWTRVEDTIALAKLMGWSKVGIATCIGLLDETRQLATILEAQGLEPVSVCCKAGSIDKLELGLDESDKVRPGTFEPACNPVAQAEVLNRCGTHMNIIVGLCVGHDMLFTKHSAAPVTTLVCKDRVTGHNPVAVLYGQNFYFKRLQKMPIDIPEGEE comes from the coding sequence ATGAACGATACGCCGCCGCCACCATCCTGTGCCCGTTGCAGCGCCGTCTGGCAGAAAAGCGGCACCACCAACTGCTGGAGCAACCCGGACAACCGGCCCGGCCGGCCTGCGGACTGCCCATCTTCGGCCCATGGCGACATCGTGGCCTCCAGCTTCGACGAATACCGCGGCGAGAGCGACGATGCCCGGCTTGCCCGGGTAGCGGCCCGGGTTGAAGGGCTCTGCTACCGGAAGATGACCGGAAGCGACGCCGTGGTGGCCCGTTGGACCCGGGTGGAAGACACCATAGCCCTGGCGAAGCTCATGGGCTGGAGCAAGGTGGGCATCGCCACCTGCATCGGGCTCCTGGATGAAACCCGGCAGCTGGCCACGATTCTGGAGGCCCAGGGACTGGAGCCGGTGAGCGTCTGCTGCAAGGCCGGCAGCATCGACAAGCTGGAACTGGGCCTGGACGAAAGCGACAAGGTCCGTCCCGGAACGTTCGAGCCCGCCTGTAATCCCGTTGCCCAGGCAGAGGTTCTGAACCGCTGCGGCACCCACATGAACATCATCGTCGGCCTCTGCGTGGGCCACGACATGCTGTTCACCAAGCATTCCGCGGCCCCGGTCACCACCTTGGTCTGCAAGGACCGGGTTACCGGCCACAACCCGGTGGCCGTGCTCTACGGCCAAAACTTCTACTTCAAACGTCTGCAGAAAATGCCGATCGACATCCCCGAGGGGGAGGAGTAG
- a CDS encoding DUF2288 domain-containing protein translates to MKITREELAVQVDVAQWSWLRAHLERGGLIVVNRGLDLVEVGVSIASDDTAVVGDWIQTGLLAKPSAEQISAWDANEEISFSALIISPYVLIQEQKQ, encoded by the coding sequence GTGAAGATAACGCGGGAGGAACTGGCGGTACAGGTTGACGTGGCCCAGTGGAGCTGGTTGCGGGCTCATCTGGAGCGGGGCGGGCTCATCGTCGTGAACCGGGGGCTCGACCTTGTGGAGGTGGGTGTCAGCATTGCTTCCGACGATACCGCCGTGGTGGGAGACTGGATCCAGACCGGGCTCCTGGCCAAGCCCTCGGCCGAGCAGATCTCGGCCTGGGACGCCAATGAAGAGATCAGTTTTTCCGCCCTCATCATCAGTCCCTATGTCCTGATCCAGGAGCAGAAACAATGA